The Lycium barbarum isolate Lr01 chromosome 4, ASM1917538v2, whole genome shotgun sequence nucleotide sequence TTTTTTTAAGATAAATAATATAGTGCATAAATATTTATCGTACCCTTGGAAGGAATGTAGGATTCACGGGTAGAATAGCAGTTTTTGAAGGTAGGACCTTCAGCGGAGAGAAACCTAATATTGTCCCACAAAGGCTAAGTGCTGCTCTCGCAGAGTCTGCTAGGATCGAGTCCATATTAGCTTTTAAATATTCAGCTGACTTAAGAACATTTCAAGCCAGAACATCCAACTTACATTGGTCAGAGAACTCCACGAAAGCAAAGCGAAGACGGGAATGAGGATCACCGCAAATTCGGCAGTCAACAACCTGGAAAGGAAGCAGCAAAAATGAGAACAACCATCATTATTTTTTCTCAGAGCAAGGGGAACATGATGGCACTCCACCTTGAGGAAGAAGGGAGGAAACATTCACATTGGGCATAACAGGTGAACAAATAACTAAGCGAATATGCTGGCGTCAATTGAGGTGTAGTTGGTTGATCACTTGATTGACTGATTAGATAAACAAATCTGGTGTAGCTTATGAGGTAAAATTTATAATTTTGAGAGTATATCAATTATGACATCACACATGACATAAAATGTAAACATTAAGCTAACAAAAATAAACATAAACATCATGAACTTTCAAGACAAGCAGCTCGAACTATGCCCTCCCACACATTTAGAACTTCATAGCAAATTTTTGGTCCCCCAATGAATAGTTAAAAACAGGTATGAAAATATATTTTCTCACAAGAAGCGCCTTAGGAAAGACGAACAATGAAGCCCAGTTTAAATGCATATCTCTAGGGCAAAATTACTAAGCGCATAATAAAACATTATATTGGCACCTAACCATAGACTAAACTGTACACTAGCTATTGAGTCTGTTGACATAAGTTCGGATATCAGAGGAACCAATGACGTATATTTTCTTGATCGGAAGCTATTGGGGATATTTTTGAGATCAAATATTACAGGTCTGTGTTAAATATTAATTTAAGCCTTACGTACTTGAGGGAAAGACTTATCCTTTAGCAAAGGCGTCAAAGCTTCCTATTTGGCAAAAGAGTTTATGCCCAATGATATTCAGGAATTAACGAACTTTAGTTGTTACTAATATTGCTGGCTACAGAAAGCCATGTAAAAACTATAGCCCATGTGCTAATTCACCAGAAAGCATGGTCATGCAATAAACCACAACAAAACCCAGCCCCCTCCTTAATATGGTCATCAGCAACATTCACTGAGAGACGAGAACAACATTCACTGGTAGGTGTTGTCATGCTGATGTGTACACTGGATACGGTGAGGAAAATGAGAACTTCCGCACCATTATAATGGTTTACAAATGTCATGTTCTTATTAGATCACTCTTATTAGGTAAAATAATACAAATGTCATATTCTTATTGTCACATTGTTATTATGAATGTCATAACCTTATTGGTTCACATTAAAGTGTTTTTCAATCAGTAAACTGCTACTCAGGTTTAGGTTATCTAATGTATTTCTAGGTCAAGGATACAATGGGAgtctgctctttttttttttcttttttttcttttttttttttgtgaaatggaATGAGAACTACAAAAGAGTAAGCATGGGGAGTCTGTTGATAGGTCACAATCACATCATGtttattctttaaaaaaaaattaataaaaatattcCAAGTCCGACATATCCTGGAACTCAAGCTAAAGAAGTTTACTTATTACGTTTTATTTTCAGTTTAATAGTGACATTTATGATATTGTGTTCAATGTGTTTCTCTTGAAGCTTTTGTTGTGTCATTTATGctctaagcactttaatactttAGAGTCTTTGTTTTCATTGTTTTAATCATCTGTCTCTCTTTAGCAAATTCTACGCAGGATTCTAGAGCCTGTTATCTTTTTACTCTTCCTGCTTCTTCTTTCCCATGCTTGTCCTAGGTAGACCACAGACGATATTAGCCAAACTACTCCAAGCTCCAGGTATCAACTAACTCCAGCAAGCTAATGAAGAATTTAAGAAGTATGAAGCTACCTTATCTGTCTTTCATTGGGTAACAGGGGGAAAAAAAATGAATACCTTGGGCTAATGAGCCTTCCAACACGTTTTACATGTTTTTTTCTCCTAATTGTTCTGACAAACCAAATGCAAACCTTCTTTTGCCAAATATATTTTACAGATATTTGTCACATACCAGCATCGATATGTTATTTATCTAACTTATGAATGACATAATATTTCGACAATGATATTATTTTGAAAGACCAGATAACTAACGCATATACGAGATGATAAATTATGTTAGCTGATTATTAATTATCTGATAATCTAGTATGATGAGACTCTATAATGCATGATTAAGATAACAATTTCAAATCAAGGCCGAAAAATGGAGTAAAAACACATGGTATCGGATTCCCCAGCTAAGGGTTTTTCTGCTAAAGGATGATAGTACGTAGCACACAAATGCATACGTATGTATCACGTTGCCACCCCACAAACAGAACAGAAAAGGAATTCATTAATTCTAGTTAATTGTGTCAAAAACTAAATATGCACTTAAGAGCACTTAGATATCTTATATAATGAATTACATCAATGATCAGAAGAAGAAAGTGACTTACTTGTCCATAAGCACTAAACAAAGCAGCAAGCTGCTCTTCGGTAACCTAGATATTGAGAAGGCAAAACCAAAGATACTATATGAGTactaacaaaacaaaacaaaaacaaaaaaaatatataaccaAAACATTAATGAGAATCTATCCTTACGTTGTTATCTATCTCAGAAACATATACTGTTCGCCTGATGCTATCTTCTCTTTGAGCCTTATAAGCTCTATTGTTCATTCTCCTTTTGCCCTGGTTATAGTTGTTGCCTCTCTGTGGAAACACAATAAAGAAAGTTTAGGAGATAGTAAAAGAAAGACAATAAAATAGAGATGGTTGTCCATGATTGAAATATTCTGGTTAGCATATAAAATAAGACCAAATTGATCCAGGCAAAGATGTAACTGAAATGTAAAGTACATCATTGACAAGTTTATCAGGCTAGGAAATCATCTGAATTAACGTTCTCAAGAAAATGTAAGCAACAACTAACTCTAACATGCATACAGGTAAACATTCCCAATTAGGAAATTACCATTAACCAAAGAGAAGTAAAAGTCAAACAGCAACAATATCGCCGGTTTAACGAGTAACTTCTAGAGATGACAGCTGCTATGACTCAAACAGCAAAAACTGACATTTAAACTGACCAACTAAAACCCGTTAACCCCACAAACATAAATATGTTACTGGATGTGATTGAATGTTACGAGTGCTGAAGTCAAGTTCCGACAGGATGATGTTAGTTTCATTTTCAGTGGGATGAGTATACTTCTTCAATTCCACTGTTGAGTTCACTGTATACTGCTTTCTGGTAATACTGATCATGACAGTTTGTTCAAACTGATAGAAATTCAAGGTGCCATTAGCTTCTCACAAGCGATCTCTTTACATGACACTGATGCCAATCACAATGCAAAACTTTTTTCCACCAAAATTGGCAGATAACTAGACAAACTTAATGAAAAACCAATTAAATTCTCCATAAATTAAACGAAGAGAAAAGATTCATTACTCTAACATGTGAACATTTCTCCAAACTTCATAACCTCCGTTTTTTTATAGGTTATCCCACATTTGAGCATTTGAGCATTTTTGCAGAAAAGACATAGTTTACGTCGTATTAGTATTTTCAATGTATTACCACATTTCAACAGTCTAGGAGTGATCAATTCCTCCATTATTATTCCATAAAGCTCAAAATGATAAAATCGTTAAATCACAACAGCACATAAGCATACTGTACAAATTACTGAAAACAGATTCAGTAATTTTAATGTTAGCAAGTGCAGTCAAAGCATATAGAGATGCTTGAATCGACAAGTAAGGAAGGTAGAAGCCTTCTAAGCAATCACAATGCAATTTGTCATTTACAGATATATTCATTTTTAGACGAACTGATGAAACATATTTCCTTGATAATTGCGAACCCGGTTTCCTAAATTCAGTCCAGTCACCAATAATTATATTCCTTTAAATGATCAATACCCAAACAAACTACTGAAGAGCTCCAAACAATCGTTTCTTAGCAAGGAAATGTTAAAGTTTTCCATCCCAAAGGTTGTAATTATTACAGTAATATATATCAGAAATTACAGCAATTCAACCAAAAGAACTAATGCTTAAAAAGAACAAAATGCTTAAAAAAGGAAAACTTGCACACTAGAAAACAAAAACACACAGAGATTACAACAAAAAATCCAATTATGGATTTCCATCACAATCACTTCCGAGTatatcaaaacttcaaattttccACGTGGCAATCTTGAACCGACCCATAGTATAAAACAGGCAAAAAACATCAATTTTTCAAGGATCATAGAAATTAACGAACAATTTAATGAAAATTAAGCAATGAAACCTATACCCTTCGGTTATTCTGGAACCAAATCAGTCTTATTATAGCTGGCACAAAGTTACTTTAAATGAGTAATACCTAAACAAATTACTGAAAAGCTCCAAAGATCATTTCTTAACAAGGAAAAATGCCAAAAGTTGTCCAAACTAAAGGTTGGAATTACAGTAATCCAACCAAATGACCTAATGCTTAAACAGGAAAACTTGCACACTAGAAAACAAACAAGCATGCAAGAGATTCCATCACAAATTACTTCGAGTATATCAATCAAATTTGCCACGTGGCAATCTTGAACCGACCCACAATACAAAAccaggcaaaaaaaaaaacatcaaattTTCAACAATCATAGAAATTAACGAAGAATTTAATGAAAATTAAGCAATGAATCACCTGTTAGGTGATACAAAGTTACTGAGAATCACCTGATTATATTCAGCAATAATTATAACCCTTTAAATGATTAATACTTAAACAAATTACTGAAAAAGCTCCAAAGATCATTTCTTAACAAGGAAATGTTAAAGTTTTTACCAAACCAAAGGTTGGAATTACAGTAAAATGTCATAAACTACAACAATTCAACCAAAAGACCTAATGCTTACTTGCACTCAAGAAAACAAACACACacagattacaacaacaacaaaaaaaatcaatataCACTACATTACAATCACTTCAAATTTGCCACGTGGCAATCTTGAACCGACCCACAATACAAaacaggcaaaaaaaaaaaaccaattttTTCAAGGAATTACAGTAGCATTTCACAAAATTACAGAATTTCAACCAAAAGACCTAATGCTTAAAAATGAAAACTTCAAATTGGCCACGTGGCAATCTTGAACCGACCCACAATACAAAACAAGCAAAATCATCAAAATTTTTCAACTGATCATAAAAATTAACAAAGAATTATAATCAacaattaagaaaaagaaaaaaaaaatgaaatctttACCCTTCTGTTAAAACCATCAGTCTTGTTAGCTGGTACAAAGTTACTGAGAAGCATCTGATCACCCCCAcgattattattaatattaatattattattataagaagaaggaaaaaattcCTTAGCTGATGGATTCAACTTCAGTTTCTTCAACATATCAACAAATTCTTGCATTTGataattattcttattattatctGATGATTTTTCACTAGAGATCAAATCAGATTCTTCATTAACaccaccattattattattattatcagtgTTTGGTGAAAGAGATTGAACATCAGGTGTTTCAACCACTGTTGTTTCACCACACACAGCCATTGAAATTAAAAACCTTaaaacccacaaaaaaaaaaaaaaaaaaaaaaaccttaaatttcaagaaaatactagaATTGTGCAATTCAGATAAATTTAAGCAACCCCTTTTGTGCAAAAATGGAATTTTTTGATCTTTTGTAAATTAATCTTAGTGATAAAGACCCATTTGGGGAAAATTAAATGGAAAAAATGAAAGTGTTGAGAGAGAGAAAGGAAGAGGTAGAGTAGAGAAAAAGATAGTAGTAGAAAAATGCTAATAGGGTTTTTTATTTATAGGAAGGAAAACAAAATTTCAGTAACAGAAAGGTCAGTGGATTTTGGTGGTattcttgtttgttttttttgttttttttggttgAGGTTTTGTAGAgagaaaagtgaagtttatttgtGTTGTATTTATTCTGTGTAATGTAATGTAAATGTAGGTATAGAGAGGGAGAAAGAAGGAAATGCAGTATGGAGAGGGAAAAAAGGATTTCACATGGCTGATTTTTTCGGAAATCGATTTTTCATGTTAGTATATTCTACGTATCTATAACGGCAATGTACTTACAACAGTAGTGGTATTTATTATAGCGGTATATTTTTTGTAAAATTATAATTGTAATTTCGGTAGAAAAGCGAACGACGGATCGTTTGAGGGTGAAACTAGCGAAAAAGTAATAATACATACTATACcatttatatattaaaacacgTATCAAAGCTGACTGGGCCAGCTATTGGTTGTTTCCTTTTTCTAAGTACTCCCTCAGGTTAAAAAGAGTGTCcataacttttatttatttttttgtttaaaaagagtgttcacttatcaaattaagaaagaattaactttactttttcagatttgcccttattaagtgtcaagtgatcaaatctcaatacctatttaattagggataagtTAGTCCAATTACTTGTTTTTACCTAGGAGTTAATATTTCCTTAAGAATGATGGAAATGGCTAAGTGAATACTCTTTTTGAATCAGAGAAAATAACATCTACTAAACTAGAtatgttttaatatataaatGAACTGATAGTGAAAGCGTGAAACTCGCGGGAAAAAGTAATAGTTAGGCGTGTTTTTGATATCAACTCTTTATATACCGTGTATGCAttaaattgtttattattttataaGCTGAGGCAAAGATATATACATTACGTAATACTCCGTATTATTTGATTCTTTTCAATAGATATTGTCATATTGAGTAACTGATTacaaagaaaaatattttaaaatccGAACCATAGGATATAAGACATAACAGAGCTCAAATTGATAGAACAAATAAATGTAGCAGATAAATGAGATTTGATGTTGTGGAATTTTATATATGGAATAGATAAGCTGATTTTGTAAAACCATCTATAATTTCGTATCAAACATGGCTTATATCTTTATTATTTAGATAACTtggtaattatagtaaaactaaCAAATATAATGGCAGAGAGAAAATCTCGTTTATTTTTTTCTATCATACTATTTATATATTAGACTACTTAATTGATAGATATACATGTCATGCATCTGAGACATATTTTCTATTGGTTGTCTTCAAATAAACTATTGTTTTGACGCATATATTGAGTGTAAATAAGTGGTTTTTGTATTAAAGTAAGAAATTATTGAGGTTCGTTTTTATGGTCTATAACGattattatttataaatttttccataaaataattcaaataattattaaataaataaaaaaattatagaaattatattttaatttaattggTAAGCAGGCTAGGTGTGAGCAGCTAACG carries:
- the LOC132636533 gene encoding polyadenylate-binding protein-interacting protein 8-like isoform X2, with translation MAVCGETTVVETPDVQSLSPNTDNNNNNGGVNEESDLISSEKSSDNNKNNYQMQEFVDMLKKLKLNPSAKEFFPSSYNNNININNNRGGDQMLLSNFVPANKTDGFNRRRGNNYNQGKRRMNNRAYKAQREDSIRRTVYVSEIDNNVTEEQLAALFSAYGQVVDCRICGDPHSRLRFAFVEFSDQYSARAALSLCGTILGFSPLKVLPSKTAILPVNPTFLPRSEDEREMCARTVYCTNIDKKVTQVDVKTFFETRCGEVSRLRLLGDHVHSTRIAFVEFVMAESAILALDCCGEVLGSQRIRVSPSKTPVRPRLPRA
- the LOC132636533 gene encoding polyadenylate-binding protein-interacting protein 8-like isoform X1 is translated as MAVCGETTVVETPDVQSLSPNTDNNNNNGGVNEESDLISSEKSSDNNKNNYQMQEFVDMLKKLKLNPSAKEFFPSSYNNNININNNRGGDQMLLSNFVPANKTDGFNRRRGNNYNQGKRRMNNRAYKAQREDSIRRTVYVSEIDNNVTEEQLAALFSAYGQVVDCRICGDPHSRLRFAFVEFSDQSDSARAALSLCGTILGFSPLKVLPSKTAILPVNPTFLPRSEDEREMCARTVYCTNIDKKVTQVDVKTFFETRCGEVSRLRLLGDHVHSTRIAFVEFVMAESAILALDCCGEVLGSQRIRVSPSKTPVRPRLPRA